In Candidatus Omnitrophota bacterium, the DNA window GGGCAATCTATACGCGGGAGTCAATATGGAATTCGTGCGCAGCGCGGATAAATCCTTCGAGGCGGGCGTGAAGATCGCCGCCGAGCTGGGCTATGAGTACATCGAACCGATGGTGCATAACGGGCGCGAACTGCTGAGCGAGGCGGGATATTTTCATTCCTTCAGCATGGACGAAGATCCTTTGTGGATGAAGGAGATTTGCGACCGCAACGGCGTCAAGATTTCGGGGCTTTCGGGGCATTGCCCCCTGATGCGTCCTGAAATCAGCGTTCCCTATCTGCAGCGCGCCATCCGTTTCGCTTCCGACCTGGGAACGCCCATCGTCAACACCGACGAGGGCGTAAAGCCGGATTGGATGACGGACGAGCAGGCGTTCAACGTCATGGAATACACCCTGACCCAGGTCATGAAGACGGCGGAACGCTATGGGATTTATGTCGGCATTGAGGATCACCAGATTTACACAAAAGTTCCGGAAGGGCTGCTGCGCATCGCCAACCTGGTGGATTCGCCCTATCTGCAAATCAACTACGACAGCGGCAACGCCTACATGGCGGGAACCGATCCCTACGAAATGCTGGATAAGGTGCTCGACCGCGTCTATCACGTGCACGCCAAAGACATCGGCGGCGTGCAGTTGGAAGAGCGGGGCAAAGTAACCGGCGTTCCCGTCGGCGTGGCCTGCGGCGAGGGCGTCATCGATTGGAAGAAAATTTGCGCCAAGTTGAAGACGCTGCCGCGCAACATTGTTCTGTCCGTAGAGTGCGGCACCATCGAGCAGGCGAAGAAAAGCTTGGAACATTTGAATGAAATCATTAAATCGTAGGGTGGGCTAAAAGCGAAGCGTAGCCCACCATCGGGAATTTAAGAAAATCAATATCTGTGCATAACAAAGGGAGAAAATTATGTCAAGCGAAAAGAAAACCAATCGGAGAGATTTTTTGAAAACGGGAGCGGCGGCGGGAACGCTGGCCGCTGGATGGACCGCCGCCAGCGCGCAGCGCGTCATGGGAGCGAACGATTCGATCCGCATCGGCATCATCGGCTGCGGCGGGCGCGGCGCCCATCACATGGGCTGGATTCATCGCGCCTCGCAGGAGGTTCCCGCCAAGATCGTCGCCGTGTGCGACGTGTGGGATCAGCAGGTGGAGCGGGCGGCCGCTTTCGTTCAGGAGCGCTTCGGCGGCGAACAGGCGCGCTACCGCGATCACCGCAAACTTTTGGAGAGCCGCGACATTGACGCCGTACTCATCGCCACGCCTGACCATCTGCATTGCCCTCATT includes these proteins:
- a CDS encoding sugar phosphate isomerase/epimerase gives rise to the protein GNLYAGVNMEFVRSADKSFEAGVKIAAELGYEYIEPMVHNGRELLSEAGYFHSFSMDEDPLWMKEICDRNGVKISGLSGHCPLMRPEISVPYLQRAIRFASDLGTPIVNTDEGVKPDWMTDEQAFNVMEYTLTQVMKTAERYGIYVGIEDHQIYTKVPEGLLRIANLVDSPYLQINYDSGNAYMAGTDPYEMLDKVLDRVYHVHAKDIGGVQLEERGKVTGVPVGVACGEGVIDWKKICAKLKTLPRNIVLSVECGTIEQAKKSLEHLNEIIKS